A window of the Diabrotica undecimpunctata isolate CICGRU chromosome 1, icDiaUnde3, whole genome shotgun sequence genome harbors these coding sequences:
- the LOC140437627 gene encoding uncharacterized protein isoform X2, with protein MKIILLILLAICTLLSAAEYPRYKGRPPPRQRRVPTNQQFSKKWHQGGPLIQALPQGVPQGFPQGGQGVPPGHGQFGIRGPPPRQRPVNHIPVLMMPNNVPQIKHHKKNIFQIPQPNGIGHQLPQRQATLPVRTFWKNPIAPVKLQQEVVFKTPLPTPPPEKPFRSAPSLPSQEYDYHIQTNQIPTAHINPIKQIGEKGPIHTIPAPNLSLKDKPLHIEEVRNDISFPHPSHHNSHLNTQVTIQKSHEYQVTEPPEHNQKLLRAQQEHQKQIQMQIQKQIQQMQQQTVQQELLNQQQQELHQQQQELHHQQQQELHHQQQQELHHQQQQELHNHQQQELHNQQQFLLATDQNPVHQTLEPNSQGDIILSNNLSPRDLYQLVNANYPQLQIPKATSNANVQLFQPDPGYLEQFPQESIQIASDKISFQPEYHSFNYDEQAHQKSLAKKDMSSLVSATYNLGGDKISSRNSVDPLAQAEIVQSYFDSRSDVADNHIEADAKSNTKKDNVEEKLLETTFYSSLPSKEAAERLAQLQTAGKVNSNLMKLSPTKQDTNEPLTIVMSDEYEGEEETIKGSRKEESKEESRDYDEYSQEENIASEEFGHRIQPKKRAE; from the exons atCATTCTTCTTATCCTGCTAGCAATATGTACGTTACTTAGCGCAGCGGAGTACCCCAGATACAAAGGCAGGCCTCCACCTCGACAGCGTAGGGTACCAACCAACCAACAGTTCTCCAAGAAATGGCACCAAGGAGGTCCGTTAATACAAGCCTTACCGCAAGGAGTGCCACAGGGATTCCCACAAGGAGGGCAAGGAGTTCCTCCAGGACACGGCCAGTTCGGTATACGTGGGCCACCTCCAAGACAGAGACCCGTGAACCACATACCGGTCTTAATGATGCCTAACAATGTTCCTCAAATAAAGCATCATAAG aaaaatatttttcagataCCACAACCTAATGGAATAGGTCATCAATTACCGCAAAGACAAGCTACTCTTCCAGTAAGAACATTTTGGAAAAACCCTATAGCCCCGGTCAAGCTTCAACAAGAAGTAGTTTTCAAGACACCTTTACCTACGCCACCACCAGAGAAACCGTTCAGATCTGCACCAAGCCTACCATCACAG GAATACGACTACCACATTCAAACCAATCAAATTCCTACAGCACACATAAATCCTATTAAGCAAATAGGTGAAAAAGGACCCATTCACACAATACCTGCCCCAAATTTAAGTCTTAAAGATAAGCCACTGCACATAGAAGAAGTTCGAAATGACATCAGCTTCCCGCACCCATCTCACCATAATTCCCACCTAAACACGCAAGTCACCATTCAAAAGAGCCACGAATATCAAGTGACGGAACCCCCAGAGCACAACCAGAAGTTATTAAGAGCCCAACAAGAACACCAAAAGCAAATCCAGATGCAGATTCAGAAACAAATCCAACAGATGCAACAGCAGACTGTTCAACAAGAGTTACTTAACCAACAACAGCAGGAGCTGCATCAGCAACAGCAAGAACTGCACCATCAACAACAGCAGGAACTGCACCATCAACAACAGCAGGAACTGCACCATCAACAACAGCAGGAGCTGCACAACCATCAACAGCAGGAGCTACACAACCAGCAGCAATTTTTGTTAGCTACTGATCAGAATCCGGTGCATCAAACGTTGGAGCCAAATTCACAAGGAGATATTATTCTCAGCAATAATTTGAGTCCAAGGGATTTGTACCAGCTTGTGAATGCTAATTATCCGCAGTTGCAAATACCAAAAGCTACTTCCAATGCA aaTGTACAGCTATTCCAGCCAGACCCAGGTTACTTGGAACAATTCCCTCAAGAATCAATCCAAATAGCCAGCGATAAAATCAGTTTTCAACCAGAATACCACTCTTTCAACTACGATGAACAAGCACATCAAAAGAGTTTAGCTAAAAAAGACATGTCTTCGCTGGTATCAGCAACGTACAATCTGGGAGGCGATAAAATTTCCTCAAGGAACTCAGTAGATCCATTGGCACAAGCAGAGATTGTTCAAAGCTATTTTGATAGTAGGAGCGATGTAGCTGATAATCACATCGAAGCTGATGCCAAATCTAATACCAAAAAAGACAATGTAGAGGAAAAGTTATTAGAGACGACATTCTATTCTTCTTTACCAAGTAAAGAAGCTGCTGAACGACTGGCTCAGCTTCAAACAGCTGGGAAGGTCAACAGCAATCTCATGAAGCTATCTCCTACTAAACAAGATACCAACGAGCCTTTAACAATCGTCATGTCTGACGAATACGAGGGCGAGGAAGAAACGATTAAAGGTAGTAGGAAAGAAGAGAGTAAAGAAGAGTCGAGAGACTACGATGAGTATtctcaggaagagaatatagctTCAGAGGAGTTCGGGCACAGGATTCAACCAAAGAAACGGGCGGAATAG
- the LOC140437627 gene encoding uncharacterized protein isoform X1, which translates to MKIILLILLAICTLLSAAEYPRYKGRPPPRQRRVPTNQQFSKKWHQGGPLIQALPQGVPQGFPQGGQGVPPGHGQFGIRGPPPRQRPVNHIPVLMMPNNVPQIKHHKKNIFQIPQPNGIGHQLPQRQATLPVRTFWKNPIAPVKLQQEVVFKTPLPTPPPEKPFRSAPSLPSQVKEYDYHIQTNQIPTAHINPIKQIGEKGPIHTIPAPNLSLKDKPLHIEEVRNDISFPHPSHHNSHLNTQVTIQKSHEYQVTEPPEHNQKLLRAQQEHQKQIQMQIQKQIQQMQQQTVQQELLNQQQQELHQQQQELHHQQQQELHHQQQQELHHQQQQELHNHQQQELHNQQQFLLATDQNPVHQTLEPNSQGDIILSNNLSPRDLYQLVNANYPQLQIPKATSNANVQLFQPDPGYLEQFPQESIQIASDKISFQPEYHSFNYDEQAHQKSLAKKDMSSLVSATYNLGGDKISSRNSVDPLAQAEIVQSYFDSRSDVADNHIEADAKSNTKKDNVEEKLLETTFYSSLPSKEAAERLAQLQTAGKVNSNLMKLSPTKQDTNEPLTIVMSDEYEGEEETIKGSRKEESKEESRDYDEYSQEENIASEEFGHRIQPKKRAE; encoded by the exons atCATTCTTCTTATCCTGCTAGCAATATGTACGTTACTTAGCGCAGCGGAGTACCCCAGATACAAAGGCAGGCCTCCACCTCGACAGCGTAGGGTACCAACCAACCAACAGTTCTCCAAGAAATGGCACCAAGGAGGTCCGTTAATACAAGCCTTACCGCAAGGAGTGCCACAGGGATTCCCACAAGGAGGGCAAGGAGTTCCTCCAGGACACGGCCAGTTCGGTATACGTGGGCCACCTCCAAGACAGAGACCCGTGAACCACATACCGGTCTTAATGATGCCTAACAATGTTCCTCAAATAAAGCATCATAAG aaaaatatttttcagataCCACAACCTAATGGAATAGGTCATCAATTACCGCAAAGACAAGCTACTCTTCCAGTAAGAACATTTTGGAAAAACCCTATAGCCCCGGTCAAGCTTCAACAAGAAGTAGTTTTCAAGACACCTTTACCTACGCCACCACCAGAGAAACCGTTCAGATCTGCACCAAGCCTACCATCACAGGTAAAA GAATACGACTACCACATTCAAACCAATCAAATTCCTACAGCACACATAAATCCTATTAAGCAAATAGGTGAAAAAGGACCCATTCACACAATACCTGCCCCAAATTTAAGTCTTAAAGATAAGCCACTGCACATAGAAGAAGTTCGAAATGACATCAGCTTCCCGCACCCATCTCACCATAATTCCCACCTAAACACGCAAGTCACCATTCAAAAGAGCCACGAATATCAAGTGACGGAACCCCCAGAGCACAACCAGAAGTTATTAAGAGCCCAACAAGAACACCAAAAGCAAATCCAGATGCAGATTCAGAAACAAATCCAACAGATGCAACAGCAGACTGTTCAACAAGAGTTACTTAACCAACAACAGCAGGAGCTGCATCAGCAACAGCAAGAACTGCACCATCAACAACAGCAGGAACTGCACCATCAACAACAGCAGGAACTGCACCATCAACAACAGCAGGAGCTGCACAACCATCAACAGCAGGAGCTACACAACCAGCAGCAATTTTTGTTAGCTACTGATCAGAATCCGGTGCATCAAACGTTGGAGCCAAATTCACAAGGAGATATTATTCTCAGCAATAATTTGAGTCCAAGGGATTTGTACCAGCTTGTGAATGCTAATTATCCGCAGTTGCAAATACCAAAAGCTACTTCCAATGCA aaTGTACAGCTATTCCAGCCAGACCCAGGTTACTTGGAACAATTCCCTCAAGAATCAATCCAAATAGCCAGCGATAAAATCAGTTTTCAACCAGAATACCACTCTTTCAACTACGATGAACAAGCACATCAAAAGAGTTTAGCTAAAAAAGACATGTCTTCGCTGGTATCAGCAACGTACAATCTGGGAGGCGATAAAATTTCCTCAAGGAACTCAGTAGATCCATTGGCACAAGCAGAGATTGTTCAAAGCTATTTTGATAGTAGGAGCGATGTAGCTGATAATCACATCGAAGCTGATGCCAAATCTAATACCAAAAAAGACAATGTAGAGGAAAAGTTATTAGAGACGACATTCTATTCTTCTTTACCAAGTAAAGAAGCTGCTGAACGACTGGCTCAGCTTCAAACAGCTGGGAAGGTCAACAGCAATCTCATGAAGCTATCTCCTACTAAACAAGATACCAACGAGCCTTTAACAATCGTCATGTCTGACGAATACGAGGGCGAGGAAGAAACGATTAAAGGTAGTAGGAAAGAAGAGAGTAAAGAAGAGTCGAGAGACTACGATGAGTATtctcaggaagagaatatagctTCAGAGGAGTTCGGGCACAGGATTCAACCAAAGAAACGGGCGGAATAG
- the LOC140437627 gene encoding uncharacterized protein isoform X3 — protein MKIILLILLAICTLLSAAEYPRYKGRPPPRQRRVPTNQQFSKKWHQGGPLIQALPQGVPQGFPQGGQGVPPGHGQFGIRGPPPRQRPVNHIPVLMMPNNVPQIKHHKIPQPNGIGHQLPQRQATLPVRTFWKNPIAPVKLQQEVVFKTPLPTPPPEKPFRSAPSLPSQVKEYDYHIQTNQIPTAHINPIKQIGEKGPIHTIPAPNLSLKDKPLHIEEVRNDISFPHPSHHNSHLNTQVTIQKSHEYQVTEPPEHNQKLLRAQQEHQKQIQMQIQKQIQQMQQQTVQQELLNQQQQELHQQQQELHHQQQQELHHQQQQELHHQQQQELHNHQQQELHNQQQFLLATDQNPVHQTLEPNSQGDIILSNNLSPRDLYQLVNANYPQLQIPKATSNANVQLFQPDPGYLEQFPQESIQIASDKISFQPEYHSFNYDEQAHQKSLAKKDMSSLVSATYNLGGDKISSRNSVDPLAQAEIVQSYFDSRSDVADNHIEADAKSNTKKDNVEEKLLETTFYSSLPSKEAAERLAQLQTAGKVNSNLMKLSPTKQDTNEPLTIVMSDEYEGEEETIKGSRKEESKEESRDYDEYSQEENIASEEFGHRIQPKKRAE, from the exons atCATTCTTCTTATCCTGCTAGCAATATGTACGTTACTTAGCGCAGCGGAGTACCCCAGATACAAAGGCAGGCCTCCACCTCGACAGCGTAGGGTACCAACCAACCAACAGTTCTCCAAGAAATGGCACCAAGGAGGTCCGTTAATACAAGCCTTACCGCAAGGAGTGCCACAGGGATTCCCACAAGGAGGGCAAGGAGTTCCTCCAGGACACGGCCAGTTCGGTATACGTGGGCCACCTCCAAGACAGAGACCCGTGAACCACATACCGGTCTTAATGATGCCTAACAATGTTCCTCAAATAAAGCATCATAAG ataCCACAACCTAATGGAATAGGTCATCAATTACCGCAAAGACAAGCTACTCTTCCAGTAAGAACATTTTGGAAAAACCCTATAGCCCCGGTCAAGCTTCAACAAGAAGTAGTTTTCAAGACACCTTTACCTACGCCACCACCAGAGAAACCGTTCAGATCTGCACCAAGCCTACCATCACAGGTAAAA GAATACGACTACCACATTCAAACCAATCAAATTCCTACAGCACACATAAATCCTATTAAGCAAATAGGTGAAAAAGGACCCATTCACACAATACCTGCCCCAAATTTAAGTCTTAAAGATAAGCCACTGCACATAGAAGAAGTTCGAAATGACATCAGCTTCCCGCACCCATCTCACCATAATTCCCACCTAAACACGCAAGTCACCATTCAAAAGAGCCACGAATATCAAGTGACGGAACCCCCAGAGCACAACCAGAAGTTATTAAGAGCCCAACAAGAACACCAAAAGCAAATCCAGATGCAGATTCAGAAACAAATCCAACAGATGCAACAGCAGACTGTTCAACAAGAGTTACTTAACCAACAACAGCAGGAGCTGCATCAGCAACAGCAAGAACTGCACCATCAACAACAGCAGGAACTGCACCATCAACAACAGCAGGAACTGCACCATCAACAACAGCAGGAGCTGCACAACCATCAACAGCAGGAGCTACACAACCAGCAGCAATTTTTGTTAGCTACTGATCAGAATCCGGTGCATCAAACGTTGGAGCCAAATTCACAAGGAGATATTATTCTCAGCAATAATTTGAGTCCAAGGGATTTGTACCAGCTTGTGAATGCTAATTATCCGCAGTTGCAAATACCAAAAGCTACTTCCAATGCA aaTGTACAGCTATTCCAGCCAGACCCAGGTTACTTGGAACAATTCCCTCAAGAATCAATCCAAATAGCCAGCGATAAAATCAGTTTTCAACCAGAATACCACTCTTTCAACTACGATGAACAAGCACATCAAAAGAGTTTAGCTAAAAAAGACATGTCTTCGCTGGTATCAGCAACGTACAATCTGGGAGGCGATAAAATTTCCTCAAGGAACTCAGTAGATCCATTGGCACAAGCAGAGATTGTTCAAAGCTATTTTGATAGTAGGAGCGATGTAGCTGATAATCACATCGAAGCTGATGCCAAATCTAATACCAAAAAAGACAATGTAGAGGAAAAGTTATTAGAGACGACATTCTATTCTTCTTTACCAAGTAAAGAAGCTGCTGAACGACTGGCTCAGCTTCAAACAGCTGGGAAGGTCAACAGCAATCTCATGAAGCTATCTCCTACTAAACAAGATACCAACGAGCCTTTAACAATCGTCATGTCTGACGAATACGAGGGCGAGGAAGAAACGATTAAAGGTAGTAGGAAAGAAGAGAGTAAAGAAGAGTCGAGAGACTACGATGAGTATtctcaggaagagaatatagctTCAGAGGAGTTCGGGCACAGGATTCAACCAAAGAAACGGGCGGAATAG